agaccctttattaataatttacttggggaaaaaatggaaaaaactaaaatataagtgcataaaccgattaatcgattaatcgtaaaaataatcgacagattaatcgattatcaaaataatcgttagttgcagccctagccTGTTTGTCTGTTTCTTCTCCATGTGCTTCTTTTGCACAAAAAGATCTGTAGCATTACATAACCACATGGTTGTCATCATTTTTTTGGGTGTGTTATCAAGGAAAAGAAAGACTTAGTATGTCAATTTTAAGTGCATGTATTTTCTAAAAAGTTGATTTTGCAGACCTTGGTCAaggttaaaatgtaattgatcacAACTTAAACTGAGGGTGTGAAAGAAAGAAGTGTTACTTTGTTGATTACATAGCTTCATATTAAAAAtgtgtcacccccccccccattccctACAGCCTTGGTGGTTTTAAAACATTGACTAAAAACGACTTTGATTTCAGTGGAGTTTGAAATCTCAATGATTGCCCTCACTGTTAAATTCTgtgaatttacataaaaatgggcagctgtggttgccagattaCCGTCTTGACAACCATACTGAAAACACAGATGGTAAACAGAAAGCCACATGATGAATCATAGTACATTCAGGTTGCTTTTCTACAAGCtcatatttagtatttaatagGTGCACATTGTCATGCACAATAAACagtaatttaataacacattttacaaTGTGAAAAATTCATTATGTACTTAATTCTTCATGAGTAACATTAAGAAGAAAATTAGTTATTTAATTGGAAAGCAATCACATGTGATGTGTCATAGGTTTCTGGCAATTCCAATGTAAACTTTAAGATGACTTTTCTAGAAtctgtacatttaacagtattttactgtcagATTGCATGAAATGGACCATTACGCCTATTGCAGTTTTTCattcaatcattttttaaaaactttactgTTAAAATTGTAGTGATGATGTAATGGACTTCATTTATTTCGTTTTAACAATTAattaagttttataaaaaaaaaattgtttggttGTCAAAATTTGTACAAAATTCATATTCTCATTATCGTCTGCCCTAGGATAGAATGTCTTGTCTTTGTTATAACGTCCTAACCCCACCTTTTCATTTAAAGATATATAACATTGAAAGGTATGTGTTGACAAACCAGTGTTACAAGGTAACTTTGGGAAAAAAAGATAACGCTCCTAACGTCTCATCTTAACGTGTCGCCTTGCTACacaaaggagtttttttttttttttcagtctgaagTATCCTCCTTTGCGTTTAGCGTTTTGCATAGTGTGAATCTCTGAGTTCTGCTCACATCCCAGTAACAGTTTTAATCAGACCTCCTTCTGGTGTCCTGTGGTGTTGAAAGAGGAAGGTGTGGCCTTTCAAAGCAGTCAGTGGAGGTCACAGCTCTATTAGaaaatttgttttgtgtgtgtgtttattcatggAACAAAGTTTGAAGACTTTTCGACAGCCAAGcatcacttaatttttttttaattttttgttctttttttttttttttttgttaagtcaaGTTTTGCAATGATTGCTTTGTTTTGTTgggtttgtgttgtttttggttaatgtttattatgttttgaTTTGCGTTTTTTGGTTATTATTATGTGCTGTGCGAAATCACCCAAAAAGGGCGAAATTGAATCCCTGTCAAATACACAAACCAGACAAGTGGTTCTTACCAGTCCAAATCTGAGATTGTCTGTTTTTAAGTATGTTGTCTCTGCATTAAGGATTGTTTGAAATGCGTCTTTGCTTTTCAGGTCGCTCCAGTGTCAACTACCAGGTTCAAGAGACTCGCTCTCAGCTTTCTAAAACTGTAGAGCAGATCTTGCGGGATAATGTGGCTTTGCCCTACTTCATACAGTTTATGGAGACCCGCTCAGCTGAGCACCTGGTCCGCTTCTGGCTTGAGGCTGAGAGCTTTCGATCCACCAGCTGGTCTAGGGTCAGAGCACACAGCCTCAACTCAGTCAAGCACAGCACCTTGGCTGAGCCTGCGGCTGCCCTTGAATCCCCCGACTCACCAGACTCCCCAAATGACCCCAGCAGACCCTCAGCTCTCAATGAGGGAGATGAAGAGGACACTTTCTCCTCGCGGACTTCCTCCAGACCTCACACTCCCAGCCCTCAAGACACTAACTCTCATACCGTGGCTCTGATTGGCCACAGGAACTCTGTAAGCTCAGAAGGGGCGGCCCGGCCTGGGACTCCCCACCTGCAGCCCACCCTAAGGTCAGAAACACCCACCAGACAGCCCTCCTCCAGAACAGGCACTCCAGTTAAAGGGCAGTCTACTAGTGGCCTCTCTGAGAAACTTATGAAAAGTGAGTACAGTTATGGTAACCTCATTGGTATTTGACTGTATTCCTGCAATCAGTCCTCCCAGctggtattttttttcttctcaatgttatatatatatatatattgccttcCACATATATTTGGTCCACCTTGCGTAATTATTTAGGGTTAAAGGAGGATTCTCAGTTAAATTATACTTTTGTAGCATGTTCTGTGGTATGCTGTTGATTACCAGAGTAAAAGAAAAGGGAAACCGTGTTTActgtattgcatttaaaatgtaaaaccatAATTTAAAGATTGAATTTTTGCTAGGTCATCTTTTCAAGCACGTAATGATACATACATGTCCTGTTGGTTTTTACAAGGTGATGGGCTGTACTTTtgggagaataaaaaaaaaacgactttaATACTGCGGGGTTTGCAGTATTCCTTAGTATTTCGCTAAAACTGTACCTTAAACATGAGATTTTAAACAAGCATTCCTTAATACCCATAGGGAATattctgtaatttaatttttttcatggttAGTGGCCTTTTAACATTACAACATATTCCTTTTGTATCAGACGATGACTTTTAATATGCATGCAGCATTGGTTTCATAGAGCAGGTTTGGTAAATGATCCCATTTAGCATCTTGGCAATGGACTACAATGAACAGAAGTCAGGAGCTGAGTATCCATTAATGGCTAATACAAAGAAGCTCCAGGCTGTAAAAGCAGTGAATGGAAAAAGTCAGTTAAGCCGAAAGGCATCAAATCAGCTTAGAAGGGGAGTCAGATCCTATCAGCCCGTGGCTTCTGCCATGAGAGCCTTCAGTGTCTTAAAAGCGAACAGGCCTTTGTCCACTTCATTGCATTTTATAAGACTGTCTCTGGGTTTTCTGAGCATCCCAAATGGATTTTATGAAAAGTGCTTCAACATTTAAATATGCTCAAATGAGATTCCTCATCTCACAGATACCCATTAAACTCAAACACTTTCAACATGGCCTTTAAACACAGAGGCTTACTACTTATGACTGATCGTCAACCATGATTCAAATAAATCACtggccttatatatatatatatatatatatatatatatatatatatatatatatacagtatgtataaatatacagaCACACTTGTGTAAAAGATTGTTTTTCTGGTGTCTCAAGCATACTGACATCCTCTTCAGTATGAAATATGTTTCCATCCTGTTTTTGAGTTTGATATTAATGTTTAACAAGGTGTGTATGTAAGATTTGTCCCTTGGCCTAgtcatttgtttgattaaaagtgacaaatGAGGCTTTGATGAATAGCCACGGCTGAAACGTGAATCCCACTTCTGTGAGTCTGTGAAGTGGGATGTTGAATATGATAAAGGAGTTTGTTGTGGATCGAGTGCGATTTGCCCTTCATCTTTATCCTCTGTATATTCATGTATCCATGTATACTAATTTATCTCATTTCTAGGTATAGAGAGGGATGCCGTTAACATTTTCACTAAGTACATATCTCCAGATGCTGCTAGGCCAATTCCCATCACTGAACCGATACGCAACGACATTGTGGGTAAGAGATTTCCTTATCACAATGAGCTCTCTGTTTAGACTGCTGAAGAAGTACTCTGATTTtagttttctctgtgtttgaaGAAGATGATTATATTTATAGGAGATAATGGGTGATTAGAAAATGAGGGCCTGGTTTTATGGATTTAGCTTCAGGGAGCTTGTTGTCATTAAACACCTTATTTTCTTTTACTAAGTACATTTTTACGTTGGATATCTTCAAAATAACTCTTTTTGATTGGAGGGATTAGTTTTGGTCTTTAGTTTGTGAGATAATTTTTTGTTTGGATAGAGCaaacaaaactgttttttgtttatttggcaGCGAAAATCTGTGGTGAAGACGGACAGGTGGACCCAAACTGCTTTGTCATTGCACAATCTGTTGTGTTCTCCATCATTGACCAACAgtaagtagtttcactttcagtGTTTGTCCTCCACAGTTCACACTGTGCTCTCGTATCTATAAAAGTGTACAATTATCCGTTTTTATTCTTTACATCCACTGTACTCAAGAAACGCACTGCATaaacaagttttattatattattattattattattatatattatatatattgtgtctACAAGtattattttagctttaaatgttttttttatgataaagtaTAATTGTAAAgtataattcatttataaaactctagATGGCACAAGCTGACAGGTCCTTTACATACAATATGTAAACATCATTTTGACATTCTACATTAAAAGACCTTCAGaatgatatattatttgttgAATTCTGACAAAAAATGACTGAGCTACTCCTGTCGAAGTCGACAGAGTCAGCAAAGCCAATTTTGAGAAAAATCGAGTTAAAGTTTTCTAAAGGTCCCAAGGTAAAATCACCTGCAACGTTGCATCTTTTCCTACACTTCTTTTCataatattaatttctatattattagttacaatattgctattttttattttatctttttattatgaataagaaccaatgcaaaaaacaaaaacagtagaacaaatataagaaaaaacAAGTAGTGCTTTACCTTTTGTCATTTTACATCTAAACAAATAGcattgaagaaaaacaaaataatcaaatgtaaaaatcccTTTAGAGTTCGCTACaaataaattgattattaaaactacaaaagcagttcaatcaagagcagcgagtcattttcttttattgttagatTAACGTTAATGAGGCGGCCTATAAGACAAGACCCACTATAATGCATGGATCTgatataatgttacacatcagaTGTTTTTCCTCACTTGTTCCCTGAACGTTCATGCAAGACATAACagattatgtttgtgtgaatacttaaatactgtaattctgtgtatatgtgtatatttatcgGGATCGCACGTACTTTGGATGACAGTACGAGAAATTGAGGGAGAAAAGGTCCTCTCAGAAAACGtacaaataaaagtaattaaacaTCTTCAATTATTATTTTGGCACTGGGATCGCTAGATGAGGActtaatgaacattttttttgatAACCTCAAAATCAACTATAATCTAAattttacaccttttttttttttgttgcctgTAGCTCAAAATTAGTCTCTGGGTCACATTTACTACATGGTGCAAGCTGATTGGCCTCTGCTGATTCTGCAGGCAGTTAGATTGCTTGTTTAAAGTAGAAATAACCCGGTTTATTGTTCACTTTAAACTGGTCCTGCAGTATGAGTTCCTctacctcccccagctccacctgtctagatctgctaCATGATTTAAATATACACCTATTCAGGCAGCAGCAGTGTGTCTTACATACAGCAGCGTGGCTATTTTAAACATTGGGAGTAGCTGGTCCATACTTGCTCTGCAACATTGTGTGAAGCAGATCTAGTTTGCAAGGATCAAATGCATTAACAGTCGTATACAATAACATGCTATTCACAGAGGGGCCatgattgaaatatattttgttccATTCTATTTGTTATTGAACAGTAGATTAGTATTTTGATTAAGCTTTTAATTGCTTCTTGTGAAATGTATTTACAGGTCAGGGGCATGAATtgttattttgcataatttttatgttaatttattcaattttttatctttttaattagTCAATATacaaaattgataaaataaattgACTGGTCAAATCTTTGCTCTCTATttatacaaaacaatttttttatatagaatcTCTTTTCTTCCTGGAATTACATGGAAATGTCTGGCATCTGTTTTACAGGCACTTTAGTGAGTTCCTGcgcagtcattatttttgtaagTACCAGATCGAGGTGCTGACCAGTGGTTCTGTGTTCCTAGCAGACATTCTGTTTTGTGAGTCGGCCCTCTTCTACTTCTCTGAGGTGAGGATACTCTATGATGGACTTGTTGAATTATATATAATGttctttactttttaaatgtgcttCAAAATTGGATTCAAGTGTTTTTTGAGTCCAGATATTATGTATCACGTTAGAACAcacttttaatttgaattaaggtTGAATTTATACATGTAGCTCTACAAGCTCATGAAATATGCAACAGTCTGCCCAAAACCTTTCTAAATGGCAGAATGCACCAAGTGTGCGtataaattacaatacatttgtacatttgtacatttgtacaaCACACAAGTGCCATGGGATTATAAAGTAGGATTGAAACCTAATTCAGagtatgtgtttgtatgtgtgtgtcaatatAGTACATGGAGAAGGAGGATGCAATGAATATACTGCAGTTCTGGCTGGCCGCAGAAAACTTTCAAGATCATTTGGCTGCTAAGAAAGGCCAGTACGATGGACAGGAAGCCCAGAATGATGCCATGATTCTCTATGACAAGTATGTCCTTTTTGAAGTTTAGGCACATTATTTTAGTCTACTATTAGGGATGGATAAGGATGGGCAACTATATGACCGGTCATCCTGTTATCAACCCCCTTGATAAGTCATTAAGCAATTGAGTTGTGAAgttttttgtacagttttttgTCGAGTTTGACACTGCAATTATGCACATGCCTCTCTAGTGTTTTGGATGTGGCAAAAGCATAACCATTGCTTTTGGCAGACAGAAGACGTGACCGTTCATGTGATCTGCCTAGGTATTTTTCACTCCAAGCCACAAATCCGTTGGGTTTTGGTGACTCTGTACGGATGGAGATTGAATCCAATATCTGTAGAGAAGGCGGCCCTCTCCCAGACTGCTTCAACACTCCACTAAGACAGGCCTGGACCACCATGGAGAAGGTGGGTCACGTCACTGCAACACTTTTCTATGAAAATGTGCAAACAATTATGAAGGTGGAAGCTTGGTATTAGGAAGGAAAATCCTGTTGAAGTTTTCTTGTTTTCTCAACCTCAGGTATACATGCCAGGCTTTCTGTCAAGCAACCTTTACTATAAGTATTTGAGTGACCTTATCAACTCTGTACGGGTGGACGAGTTTATTGGAGGAAATGCCAACACTCCAGAAGGCGACCGCAACTCTAGCGTCACGGAAGGGTCACAAGCCCAGGTTATTGATCACCAAAAAGCTATATTATTCTTGTTTTTCATAATAGTTCAAGGATTCTTCAAGAATTTGGTTGAAAGTATGGGTAACTTTGTCCTGATGTTCTCAAAATGTCTTTCGGCTGCAGCAAGGAACTAAAAAAGTGGCAGTCAGGATCCTGAAGAACTTTGATGAGGCGATAACGGTGGACATCGCCAGTCTGGACCCTGAGTCTCTCTATCAGAGACCGTATGCTGGGTGAGTCAGGGTTTGAAGCCTACATACTACACTTCTTTCACATCACGGGACATCAGATAGATTGTACCATAAACAACTTTAGGGTTAGAAAAAAGGGGTGGCCCAAGGCCATCATTACAGCAAACATTCGTTGATCATGGATATGTTTTTATGCCTTGGAATGTTGAAGATTTTATTCATCAGGGTACTATTTTCTCACTGGCTGACAAGAGTTgaaaaagcacttaaaaaaaaaacctacttttttatTGCACATAAAAAGACAGCTAGATATTTAATGTACCATTTTTTGTGGTCTGCCTGGGCCAGCAGAAAAAGATTTCTATTGTTGAAACCTGCTACTATGCACAAAACACTGGATTCAGATCCAAATTCAGCTTTTCTTGCTTTCATCTCAGAAGAATGACCTTTGGGAAAGTGAATGAGCTGGGCCAGTTCATCAGAGAGGCCGAGCCAGAGCCAGATGTGAAGAAATCcaagggtaagacacacacacacacacacacacacacattttttctcctctctctctcacactggaCACGCACTTGCACATGTTTTTTATTGTGTGAGTTGGCTCTTAGTTATGACTTCTGCTGAACTGCTCTTAATGTCTTCAGTTTGAGAGCAGAGAGTGTTTTCGTGGCGATATGCAGCTGGTGATTCAGCTGAAAAGCAGGATTTACTCCTCTGTCCAGCTCACTCACTGTCTTTCCTTATTTGCTTTCTTTCAGGTTCCATGTTTTCTCAAGCAATGAAGAAATGGGTGCAAGGAAACTCAGATGAGGTGTGCACCTGGCTATTTCATTCAAATTACGTGTGCCATCTTCCCTAATGGGTTTTTATTGAATGGAAATGGATTTAAGCTTGTTCTAGTTCTTGATATGTACTATCTTTGTTGTTGGTGTGTTAGGCACAAGAAGAGATGGCATGGAAGATCGCAAAGATGATCGTCAATGATGTCATGCAGCAGGGACACTAGGGAAGCCCTGAAGTGAAGTCAACAAAAGTATAGTAtatagtatttaatttaattattaagtgCAAACTTCaagttggaaaatgaaaattccgtcatttattaatgtcgttccaaaccaagaCTTACTTTCTTCAAAGGAAAGCAAAGGCAATTCCTCAGAATGCTTATGcttatgctaatgctaatgctaatgcttctcttttttaattttttatagtgAAGCACCAAAATGAATGTTTTACCAAAACCAAAATTAAAGTTTCAAATTGGCCCAAAAACTAAAATCCATTTTCAGTTATTAATTTTTGTTGAGTGCATAAATCAGCTTGGTGTGCTGTTCAGGGTGTTGTATTCTCAGGTAACAAATTAAGTCAGTTTAGTAAAGCACTttcacttattttaatatttcagcaGATCCATTTGTTCACAATGCTGACATGTCTACCTCTTACAGATTATCCACATTTTGTGCATGAAATAGTCAAAATGCATCATCGAATGCATGATCAAAGCTTTTGGTACTCCAAAACACTTATGGCCAAAACAGTATTGGTATTTTTTTATGATCCAGCAGAATATTTTTGGTTGCTGAACGTTTAGTGCATCACTATTTTTCATACAATGAAGGTGAGTGTGGATGGatgcttttaaacatttaaaaaagacaaGCATTGCTttcaagcataaaaaaaaaaaaaaacgaattcgcACATtcaccaaaacattttaaaagtagcCCATGCAAGGATTAGTAGCAAATGTAAGTTTATTTTAGAATGTAAGCGCAGTGCctggttttattaaatatttaatttttcagttaTAGATTTCTGTATGAAAGGTGACCTGGTTCTGTTTTCGTCAGCTATGACCCTCTCGTTCGGTGTGGAAGCAGCTCCTACCCTCTCTCCTTGTCGCCCCTCTGCATAATGACTGGAGAAGCAGATGACCAGAAGACGAACACTGAGCTGAACTGCATTGAGATACCAGTGAGGACCTGAAAGAGGCATTCCACGACTtcctgcatgtgtttgtgtgtgagagcgtgagtGTTTAGATATGCACACTAATAGCCAAAATAAGTTTTCTGTATGATCCACCCCATCATCTCTAGGAATAATTTCTTATTTGAAGAGGAGTGTAATGAGTTTAACTACAGACATAAATAAACCTGTAAACGCACTGCAGACGAACAGAACTAAATCTCAGAACAAGACTGACAGGAGAATTTCAAACTGTGCCTGCCACTGTTGCGTTTAGCTGTTACCGTGTCGTCCAACAGGAAGTGCACAAGAATCTGAACAGGAAATACAATGTGGCTGTGACTTAAATATTTCCTTCCTTAGTTCTTATGTCACACGTctcttttatctttctttttttgttgactttttaaAAGAACGGCTATGAAGTGCTTAGGCcttttttagtaaaaaataaaacaaaaaacaaaaatgcataaatatccaAGGTGGCTacgtacagttttatttttagatttacagTATGCCATAATGGACATAAGGCAGCCAGTGTCTGAGACTCTAGAGTCACTCTCTCATGGATCTGAAGTGACTCATTTTACAGTTGAAACCTGAATGGGATCTAATGAACTTGGGCCTGAAAAATGTTCCCTGACTGCAGAACTCCTAGAACCCTGTCCAGATCTGATTCTAGACTTAGAGATATACAAACTGAACTGCTAGGACAATGTTTATCCCTGTTCTGTATAAATGTGGATTCCTGATTTTCCTCCATATATTAATGGTAGCTTTTTCTATggtgattgtctttttttttatgattcataaAACTCTGTCTAAGCAAATCTCAATGATGACTGTTCCCTTTGTACGTGTACTTGGACATAAAGTTATTGCTTTGGACCTCATTGAGATGTGGATGAGAAACAGGAAAAAGACTTTTGGTACTATGTACCATTAATATGTTTTCTGACATGTTTGCTTaatctataaaatatttaaatgtgtttgatttaaatacatatattgttGAAACGCATCTTGATGCAGTGTTTATCTTTTGTTGGTGCTTTCAGGATATATcgatttgcattttaaaattggATTTGTGCTAACctacaaatatgaaaacaaaagtaTCAAGTTTTCTACAAAAGTATTGCTTTCGTCCGCAGAAGCAAAACATCACAACCATTACTATGTCCCTTTAAGGGCTCAATACGACGGGAAGTTTCTAACCAGTAAAATATGTTGAGCTGAgcataattagaaaaaaatataaataaaaaaccctTTCAGATGCTTGTGTTCTATTTGATGCTCAATATTTGTTACGTTTTTGTTTCCATCCTCGTATTGCACACtacaggggcctgtaccatgatggtagctgaacaaattcagagtcgcaggattagttttgagttggcaacaccaaacctctccaatccggctttgttgatactgatcatcaactttctttgtcaactcggGCTTTTTGGAGCATGtccacatgaatgtgtgacatcactggtgaacAGCCAATTACAAGACTTGCagcacaaagcaagtttgattttaCTGCTCGCGAGAAACCGAGCGAGATTCAAAgctaaaggttttgctaaaggttaagagattgaagaatgtgacaaatttaaacgtcatatgaaacatgaaataggacaaataaaattaattatcttACTCTATCAGTACAGtcaaaagtgaaacttgttaagttagtttatacattttgaaaatatagtGATATAGACTcaaacatgtaaggtcagattttttattttttaaatagtgctatcagcttatttatattacattatctgtatacattaatatatatttaaattaattaaaaaagaaatgatttataataactgttaaactaaaagtgcttgtgtgtaaaagataaacaataaaaataatatgaatcataatgatataaatcataaaattaacatttcacatttatgcatttatcagacgcttttatccaaagcgacttacaatgcattcagactatacttcttttttttttccagtttgtgttccctgggaattgaacccacaaccttttgcgcaaTAAAATGACtctgtaattatcattaaagccagacttctataataattattattattctatatttcttttgcattattgacctttaatttggagcaagataaactggggagtgactttgtgtcagacatgtgtcacttctcccacatctgattggtccaacttcagtttgagatctctaacccagaacataacctgccctggAGCAGGTTATGAATGCCGCTAAAAGACAAGCCACTTACGTGGTACCTAAagcccaggattggtgcaaactaacctgaaacttacctggctagaaaggctaatctagcttcatggtacagTCTCCAGTACATATAACAAGTCAAAAGTTCACGGCGCGGTAAAtcaccagcagagggcagcacaaGACTCTACGCGTTTACACTTTCTGAAAAGAGACCTACTTCAGAATCCTAATTCGAGATAAAactgatatataaataatacttgattcattgttgtttacgtttttttttacatacatatatacatttggGTTGCTGTTCATCTCATATTTAATAAAGTGCTTTTATCAGTGCGAGTAGGCAAGGGAACGAATCTCAGGGCGTgaaattctaatgatgacatgagtttaaaaaaaaaaaatctgtgattcAGAATTTCATGAATAAAAAACAAGTTTGAACACCTTCGCTGTGGCGGTGACGCACACATCCATGTGACTGTGGCACTGACAAGCGTGCAGCGCATCAAGTTTGTGCTGCAACTCACTCCTGCAGCGCGCGAGgcgaggaagatgatgatgatggtatgTGGGCTGTGACTGTGATTAACGCAAACAGAGCGGATTCAGATCTTACTACACAGTGAGCACCTGCTGGTGGCAGATCTGAGTGCTTGAGCTCTGGGTGTGACGGTTGGTTGTCTTTTGTCCTGCACCTGCTTCCTCTCAGAGGAACTGGAATATCTTCTCTGGAATTTCATTTAATTGAAAAGTTACACGTGCTCATGCTCACTAGTTCAC
The sequence above is drawn from the Carassius auratus strain Wakin chromosome 5, ASM336829v1, whole genome shotgun sequence genome and encodes:
- the akap10 gene encoding A-kinase anchor protein 10, mitochondrial isoform X1, producing MSFFRRKAKGKEPERSADAKASRAPVSPHSPSPSGRNHHAILDAAGPSHVAINAISANMDSFARGRTAILKKQPSHMEAAHFGDLGRSSVNYQVQETRSQLSKTVEQILRDNVALPYFIQFMETRSAEHLVRFWLEAESFRSTSWSRVRAHSLNSVKHSTLAEPAAALESPDSPDSPNDPSRPSALNEGDEEDTFSSRTSSRPHTPSPQDTNSHTVALIGHRNSVSSEGAARPGTPHLQPTLRSETPTRQPSSRTGTPVKGQSTSGLSEKLMKSIERDAVNIFTKYISPDAARPIPITEPIRNDIVAKICGEDGQVDPNCFVIAQSVVFSIIDQQHFSEFLRSHYFCKYQIEVLTSGSVFLADILFCESALFYFSEYMEKEDAMNILQFWLAAENFQDHLAAKKGQYDGQEAQNDAMILYDKYFSLQATNPLGFGDSVRMEIESNICREGGPLPDCFNTPLRQAWTTMEKVYMPGFLSSNLYYKYLSDLINSVRVDEFIGGNANTPEGDRNSSVTEGSQAQQGTKKVAVRILKNFDEAITVDIASLDPESLYQRPYAGRMTFGKVNELGQFIREAEPEPDVKKSKGSMFSQAMKKWVQGNSDEAQEEMAWKIAKMIVNDVMQQGH
- the akap10 gene encoding A-kinase anchor protein 10, mitochondrial isoform X2 — its product is MSFFRRKAKGKEPERSADAKASRAPVSPHSPSPSGRNHHAILDAAGPSHVAINAISANMDSFARGRTAILKKQPSHMEAAHFGDLGRSSVNYQVQETRSQLSKTVEQILRDNVALPYFIQFMETRSAEHLVRFWLEAESFRSTSWSRVRAHSLNSVKHSTLAEPAAALESPDSPDSPNDPSRPSALNEGDEEDTFSSRTSSRPHTPSPQDTNSHTVALIGHRNSVSSEGAARPGTPHLQPTLRSETPTRQPSSRTGTPVKGQSTSGLSEKLMKSIERDAVNIFTKYISPDAARPIPITEPIRNDIVAKICGEDGQVDPNCFVIAQSVVFSIIDQQHFSEFLRSHYFCKYQIEVLTSGSVFLADILFCESALFYFSEYMEKEDAMNILQFWLAAENFQDHLAAKKGQYDGQEAQNDAMILYDKYFSLQATNPLGFGDSVRMEIESNICREGGPLPDCFNTPLRQAWTTMEKVYMPGFLSSNLYYKYLSDLINSVRVDEFIGGNANTPEGDRNSSVTEGSQAQQGTKKVAVRILKNFDEAITVDIASLDPESLYQRPYAGMTFGKVNELGQFIREAEPEPDVKKSKGSMFSQAMKKWVQGNSDEAQEEMAWKIAKMIVNDVMQQGH